The Thomasclavelia ramosa DSM 1402 genome includes a region encoding these proteins:
- the map gene encoding type I methionyl aminopeptidase — MIVTKDRREIELMAEAGRIVALVHEKLKEVIVPGITTKQIDEICEKVIRDNNATPSFLHLYGFPNSVCTSINEVVVHGIPSDRKLEEGDIISVDVGACYKGYHGDSAWTYAVGKISDEAKRLMEVCEASLYAGLEQVKPGNRLSDISHAVQVYLEDHGCTTPLDYTGHGIGTEVHEDPAVPNYGQAGRGPRLKAGMTLAIEPMAHLGGCETEVLQDDWTVVTKDRSLAAHYEHTIVITDDGYEILTKL, encoded by the coding sequence ATGATTGTTACTAAAGACCGTAGAGAAATTGAATTGATGGCTGAAGCTGGAAGAATTGTTGCATTAGTGCATGAAAAGCTTAAAGAAGTTATTGTCCCAGGAATTACGACAAAACAAATTGATGAGATTTGCGAAAAAGTGATTCGTGATAATAATGCAACTCCTTCATTTCTTCACTTATATGGATTTCCAAACAGTGTTTGTACTTCAATTAATGAAGTAGTCGTACATGGAATTCCTAGTGATCGAAAATTAGAAGAAGGTGACATCATTTCAGTTGATGTTGGGGCTTGTTATAAAGGATATCACGGAGATAGCGCGTGGACTTATGCAGTCGGTAAAATCAGCGATGAAGCTAAACGGCTGATGGAAGTTTGTGAAGCTTCATTATACGCTGGATTAGAACAGGTTAAACCTGGTAATCGCTTATCAGATATTTCTCACGCTGTGCAAGTATACCTTGAAGATCATGGATGTACTACACCGTTAGATTATACAGGGCATGGGATTGGTACTGAGGTACATGAAGATCCTGCTGTTCCTAATTATGGTCAAGCTGGTCGTGGTCCAAGACTTAAAGCAGGTATGACACTTGCAATCGAACCGATGGCACATCTAGGTGGATGTGAAACGGAAGTATTACAAGATGATTGGACAGTTGTAACAAAAGACCGCTCTTTAGCGGCTCATTATGAACATACGATCGTCATTACTGATGACGGGTATGAAATCTTAACAAAACTTTAA
- the rplO gene encoding 50S ribosomal protein L15 has product MKLHELQYTEGARKTRKRVGRGTSSGTGKTAGRGQKGQGARSGGGKKPGFEGGQTPLFMRLPKRGFTNFNKLEYAIVNLDQLNTFEAGTVVCPKALKEAGLIKKELDGVKVLGNGTLEKAITVKAHKFSKSALAAIEAAGGKTEVI; this is encoded by the coding sequence ATGAAACTACACGAATTACAATACACTGAAGGTGCTCGTAAAACAAGAAAACGTGTTGGACGTGGTACAAGTTCTGGTACTGGTAAAACTGCTGGTAGAGGACAAAAAGGGCAAGGCGCTAGATCTGGTGGTGGAAAGAAACCTGGATTCGAAGGGGGACAAACTCCATTATTCATGCGTTTACCAAAACGTGGATTTACAAACTTTAATAAATTAGAATACGCTATTGTTAATTTAGATCAGTTAAATACTTTTGAAGCAGGGACTGTTGTATGTCCTAAAGCATTAAAAGAAGCTGGGTTAATCAAAAAAGAATTAGATGGTGTTAAAGTATTAGGTAATGGAACTTTAGAAAAAGCTATTACTGTAAAAGCTCATAAGTTTTCTAAATCTGCTCTTGCCGCAATCGAAGCTGCAGGTGGAAAAACCGAGGTGATCTAA
- the secY gene encoding preprotein translocase subunit SecY — translation MFTFLKNVFKKGELRQKVIFTLGILFVYRLGAAITIPSVNTGALSSSDATNGIFGIMNLLGGGTLERFSLFSLGVSPYITSSIIIELLSMDVIPALSQWRKEGNTGKKKKDRVTRYVTLFLAALQGGVLTYAFDNGYKILADSSIWTYIYVVLIMMAGSMLAVWLGDQITNKGIGNGVSLLIFTGIVSNLPSSFISTFNNLVDTSGKAGDMWLGIAWYALFVVVYLSIVIFVVFNEGAVRKIPIIYATSSNTTMRTKDQTHMPIKINSSGVIPVIFASSVLAAPRTVVSFMETSDVTKWINTIFNYQEPVGFVLYILMIIGFTFFYSNLQIDAEKISDDLKKNGGAIPGVRTGVDTMKHIKTILNRVTVVGSLSLCIIAAIPIITPVIWSQTANASLSLGGTGLIIVTGVALETVKQIKTHITRKEYHGYIRR, via the coding sequence ATGTTTACATTTTTGAAAAATGTTTTCAAAAAAGGTGAACTTCGTCAAAAAGTAATTTTCACTCTGGGGATTCTATTTGTTTATCGTCTGGGAGCTGCAATTACTATTCCGAGTGTCAACACTGGAGCATTAAGTTCTAGTGATGCCACTAATGGGATTTTTGGGATTATGAACTTACTAGGTGGGGGAACATTAGAGAGATTCTCTCTATTCTCGCTAGGAGTTTCACCTTACATCACTTCTTCAATCATTATTGAATTATTGTCAATGGATGTTATTCCGGCATTGAGCCAATGGCGTAAAGAAGGTAATACCGGTAAAAAGAAAAAAGACCGGGTTACAAGATATGTAACATTATTCTTAGCAGCATTACAAGGTGGCGTATTAACTTACGCTTTCGATAATGGATACAAGATTCTTGCAGATTCTAGTATCTGGACATATATCTATGTTGTCTTAATTATGATGGCAGGTAGTATGTTAGCAGTATGGTTAGGGGATCAAATTACAAATAAAGGGATTGGTAATGGGGTATCATTATTAATCTTCACTGGGATTGTTTCAAACTTACCGAGCAGTTTTATTTCAACTTTCAACAACTTAGTTGATACTTCTGGTAAAGCTGGGGATATGTGGCTTGGAATTGCCTGGTATGCATTATTTGTGGTAGTTTATCTTTCAATCGTGATCTTTGTTGTTTTCAATGAAGGTGCCGTTAGAAAAATACCAATAATTTATGCAACAAGCTCTAATACAACAATGAGAACTAAAGATCAAACTCATATGCCTATTAAAATTAATAGTTCAGGGGTTATTCCAGTTATCTTTGCTTCATCAGTATTAGCAGCACCAAGAACAGTAGTTAGTTTTATGGAAACTAGCGATGTTACTAAATGGATCAATACAATCTTTAATTATCAAGAACCAGTTGGATTCGTCTTATATATCTTGATGATTATTGGATTTACATTCTTTTATTCTAACTTACAAATTGATGCTGAAAAAATCAGTGATGATTTAAAGAAAAACGGTGGAGCAATTCCGGGAGTTAGAACTGGAGTTGATACAATGAAACACATTAAGACAATTTTAAACAGAGTAACTGTGGTAGGATCATTATCGTTATGTATCATTGCAGCAATTCCAATTATTACACCAGTTATCTGGTCACAAACAGCAAACGCATCTTTATCACTTGGTGGTACAGGTTTAATCATCGTTACTGGGGTTGCACTAGAAACTGTAAAACAAATTAAAACTCATATTACAAGAAAAGAATATCACGGTTATATTCGTCGATAG
- the rpmD gene encoding 50S ribosomal protein L30, whose product MAKTVMITLKKSPIGCLPKQRATLKALGLTKVNKTVEKENNEFIQGMIKVVGHLIKVEEK is encoded by the coding sequence ATGGCAAAAACAGTTATGATTACGCTTAAAAAAAGTCCAATTGGTTGTTTACCAAAACAACGGGCTACTCTTAAAGCGTTAGGTTTAACAAAAGTAAATAAAACCGTAGAAAAAGAAAACAACGAATTCATTCAAGGAATGATCAAAGTTGTTGGACACCTAATTAAAGTAGAAGAAAAATAG
- the rpsE gene encoding 30S ribosomal protein S5, with amino-acid sequence MEQRKPRNNGPRNNGPRRGQRNNGPRREEKEFEERVVTINRVTKVVKGGRKFRFAALVVIGDRKGRVGFGTGKANEVPDAIRKASENAKRNVINVPSVHGTIPHEVTGIYGSGRVFIKPASQGTGIIAGGPVRAVVELAGYSDILSKSLGSRTPINMVRATMEGLASLKTVNQVAELRDKKVEEIFG; translated from the coding sequence ATGGAACAACGTAAACCAAGAAACAATGGACCAAGAAACAACGGACCTAGAAGAGGTCAAAGAAACAATGGACCTAGAAGAGAAGAAAAAGAATTTGAAGAACGTGTTGTTACTATTAACCGTGTAACTAAAGTAGTAAAAGGTGGGCGTAAATTCCGCTTTGCTGCATTAGTTGTAATCGGAGATAGAAAAGGTAGAGTTGGTTTCGGTACTGGTAAAGCAAACGAAGTACCTGATGCAATCAGAAAAGCTTCTGAAAATGCAAAAAGAAATGTTATCAACGTTCCTTCAGTTCATGGAACTATTCCTCATGAAGTTACTGGTATTTATGGATCAGGTAGAGTATTTATTAAACCTGCTTCTCAAGGTACTGGAATCATCGCTGGGGGACCAGTTCGTGCTGTTGTAGAATTAGCTGGTTATAGTGATATTTTATCTAAATCTTTAGGTTCTAGAACACCTATTAACATGGTTAGAGCTACAATGGAAGGTTTAGCTTCATTAAAAACTGTAAACCAAGTTGCTGAATTAAGAGATAAAAAAGTAGAAGAAATTTTTGGATAG
- the rplR gene encoding 50S ribosomal protein L18, whose protein sequence is MSKLQSRNDVRLKRHARVRAKISGTPECPRLNVFRSNAHIHAQVIDDVNGVTLASASSVDMKLENGSNIAAATAVGKAVGEAAIAKNIKKVVFDRGGYVYHGRVKALAEAAREAGLEF, encoded by the coding sequence ATGTCAAAATTACAATCTCGTAATGATGTTCGTTTAAAAAGACATGCTAGAGTTCGTGCTAAAATCAGTGGAACTCCTGAATGCCCACGTTTAAACGTGTTCCGTTCAAATGCTCATATTCATGCGCAAGTTATTGATGATGTTAACGGTGTTACTTTAGCAAGTGCATCTAGTGTTGATATGAAATTAGAAAACGGTTCTAACATCGCTGCTGCAACTGCAGTAGGTAAAGCTGTTGGAGAAGCGGCAATCGCAAAGAATATCAAAAAAGTAGTATTTGATCGTGGTGGATACGTTTATCATGGTCGTGTAAAAGCCCTAGCTGAAGCTGCTAGAGAAGCTGGATTAGAATTCTAG
- the rpmJ gene encoding 50S ribosomal protein L36, whose translation MKVRPSVKPMCDKCRVIKRKGRVMVICENPKHKQRQG comes from the coding sequence ATGAAAGTAAGACCATCTGTAAAACCAATGTGTGATAAATGCAGAGTAATTAAAAGAAAAGGGCGCGTAATGGTTATTTGCGAAAACCCTAAACATAAACAAAGACAAGGTTAA
- a CDS encoding adenylate kinase has protein sequence MNIILMGPPGAGKGTQAANLVKEYGLTHISTGDIFRKALKEQTKYGVIAKYFMQFGHLVPDDYTIQMVREYLQENEFPNGFILDGFPRTIIQARELESIAKEFGFEIDAVINLDIELDRLVPRLSGRRTCKECGASYHIEYNPPKVEGVCDVCGGELYQRPDESEDAVKVRLDTYEKQTSPLIDYYTMKGQITNINGDQSMEDVFKDIKASLEVK, from the coding sequence ATGAACATTATTCTAATGGGGCCACCTGGAGCGGGAAAAGGTACTCAAGCAGCTAATTTAGTGAAAGAGTATGGACTTACTCACATTTCAACAGGAGACATTTTTAGAAAAGCACTTAAGGAGCAAACTAAATATGGAGTTATTGCAAAATACTTCATGCAATTTGGTCACTTAGTTCCTGATGATTATACTATTCAAATGGTTAGAGAATATCTTCAAGAAAATGAATTTCCAAATGGATTTATTCTTGATGGTTTCCCTCGTACTATTATTCAAGCTCGTGAGTTAGAAAGTATTGCTAAAGAATTTGGATTTGAAATTGATGCCGTAATCAATTTAGATATCGAATTAGATCGTTTAGTACCAAGACTTTCTGGAAGAAGAACTTGTAAAGAATGTGGTGCAAGTTACCACATCGAATATAATCCACCTAAAGTTGAAGGGGTATGTGATGTTTGTGGTGGTGAGTTGTATCAACGGCCTGATGAAAGCGAAGATGCTGTAAAAGTCAGACTGGATACTTATGAAAAACAAACAAGTCCTTTAATTGATTATTATACAATGAAAGGACAAATCACTAATATAAATGGTGATCAATCTATGGAAGACGTCTTTAAGGATATCAAAGCTAGCCTGGAGGTTAAATAA
- the rpsK gene encoding 30S ribosomal protein S11, whose amino-acid sequence MAKVKQVRGKKRAKKNIAKGVAHVHSTFNNTIVTITDEHGNVLTWSSAGALGFKGSRKSTPFAAQMASEAAAKASMDHGVKSVEVCVKGPGPGREAAVRALQAAGLEVTAINDVTPIPHNGCRPPKRPRG is encoded by the coding sequence ATGGCAAAAGTTAAACAAGTACGTGGTAAAAAACGTGCAAAAAAGAATATCGCAAAAGGTGTAGCACATGTTCATTCAACTTTCAATAATACTATTGTAACAATTACTGATGAACATGGTAATGTATTAACATGGTCTAGTGCTGGTGCATTAGGATTTAAAGGTTCAAGAAAATCTACTCCATTTGCTGCGCAAATGGCTTCTGAAGCTGCTGCAAAAGCATCAATGGATCACGGAGTAAAATCTGTAGAAGTATGTGTTAAAGGTCCTGGACCAGGACGTGAAGCAGCTGTTAGAGCTTTACAAGCTGCTGGATTAGAAGTAACTGCAATCAATGATGTTACTCCAATTCCACATAACGGGTGCCGTCCACCAAAACGTCCTCGTGGATAA
- the rpsM gene encoding 30S ribosomal protein S13 has translation MARIAGVDIPRDKRVVISLTYIYGIGKPTAQEILKKVGINENTRVKDLTEDEIGTIRKEIESIKVEGDLRREVALNIKRLMEIGSYRGIRHRKGLPVRGQKTKTNARTRKGKAKPIAGKKK, from the coding sequence ATGGCTCGTATTGCTGGAGTTGATATCCCACGTGACAAACGTGTGGTTATCTCATTAACTTATATCTATGGTATCGGTAAACCAACAGCTCAAGAAATTTTGAAAAAAGTTGGAATTAACGAGAACACTAGAGTTAAAGATTTAACTGAAGATGAAATCGGTACAATTAGAAAAGAAATAGAATCAATTAAAGTTGAAGGTGACCTTCGTCGAGAAGTAGCTTTAAACATTAAACGCTTAATGGAAATTGGAAGCTACAGAGGAATCCGTCATCGTAAAGGACTTCCTGTTCGTGGTCAAAAGACTAAAACAAATGCTCGTACTCGTAAGGGTAAGGCAAAACCAATCGCAGGAAAGAAAAAATAG
- the infA gene encoding translation initiation factor IF-1 encodes MAKKDDVLEVEATVLETLPNAMFKVALENGVEILAHVSGKIRMHYIRILPGDRVTVEISPYDLTRGRITFRHK; translated from the coding sequence ATGGCAAAGAAAGATGACGTTCTTGAAGTAGAAGCAACGGTACTTGAAACATTACCAAATGCAATGTTTAAAGTAGCGTTAGAAAATGGAGTAGAAATCCTTGCTCACGTTTCTGGTAAAATCCGTATGCATTACATTCGCATTTTACCGGGGGACAGGGTTACGGTAGAAATTTCTCCATACGATTTAACACGTGGGCGAATTACATTTAGACATAAATAA